One region of Drosophila teissieri strain GT53w chromosome 2L, Prin_Dtei_1.1, whole genome shotgun sequence genomic DNA includes:
- the LOC122625150 gene encoding T-box protein H15 isoform X1, translating into MLLSNQPANTKPQQSPSPSQTQNFKSKLQQQIVSAAAAAAANIANGSGHHHHQNHHHHHNPLNNHHSHSHNHNHSHNHNHNQHNISFATDFSIAAIMARGGNASSSREPSERSLSPASVERFSGQDADDDVDVDVVDCSDSEMPTATVAAAAAAATTAAAAAAALQAQQQARQALRVAQQQQQQQQQQQQQQQRQQTHHHATTGKQQRQHHNHHSSNTNHSGNSNSGNSNTNSKSSSQRGRSAAAVGAAATPSPPPPPPSQSPEELERLSPEESPAQQPTPKIVGSCNCDDLTPVQCHLETKELWDKFHELGTEMIITKSGRRMFPTVRVSFSGPLRQIQPADRYAVLLDVVPLDSRRYRYAYHRSSWLVAGKADPPPPSRIYAHPDCPLSPEALRKQVVSFEKVKLTNNEMDKSGQVVLNSMHRYQPRIHLVRLSHGQSIPGTPKELQDMDHKTFVFPETVFTAVTAYQNQLITKLKIDSNPFAKGFRDSSRLSDFDRDPMDAFFFDQHMRTAPLRFFPDPLMAQLTPQEADAASLALLEKARQHLQMFGRSPYTEMLLPHLYQRSAAPPPPPPAPHLSAFQLGMWQQQWPQLTAGFLASANQQAALALAAAGANRTPPPPMAVAPPAPATPTSSCGSASPDLRARPQLSHYPQRFSPYQVPQHQASPPASNRAESP; encoded by the exons ATGCTTTTGAGCAACCAGCCGGCGAATACGAAACCGCAGCAATCGCCTTCGCCGTCGCAGACGCAGAACTTCAAGtcgaagctgcagcagcagattgtttcggcagcggcggcggcagcggcgaaCATAGCCAACGGCAGcggtcatcatcatcaccagaaccatcatcatcatcataatccCCTGAACAACCATCACAGTCACAGCCACAATCATAATCACAGTCACAATCATAATCACAATCAGCACAACATTTCCTTCGCCACGGATTTCTCAATTGCGGCGATTATGGCGCGCGGCGGAAACGCCTCGAGTAGCCGGGAGCCTTCGGAACGCAGTCTGA GTCCCGCATCCGTGGAGCGCTTTTCAGGCCAGGATGCGGACGATGATGTTGACGTTGATGTGGTCGACTGCAGTGACTCGGAAATGCCGACGGCAactgtggcagcagcagcagcggcggcaacaacagcagcggctgcagcagcagcattgcaGGCGCAGCAACAAGCGCGTCAGGCATTGCGTGttgcacagcaacaacagcagcagcagcagcaacaacagcaacagcaacaaaggcaGCAGACACATCACCACGCAACAACTGGCAAGCAACAACGTCAACATCACAATCatcacagcagcaacaccaaccactcaggcaacagcaactcaggcaacagcaacaccaacagcaaatCAAGCAGCCAGCGAGGGCGTTCTGCTGCCGCAGTTGGAgccgctgccacgccctcgccgccaccgcccccgcccTCGCAAAGTCCCGAGGAACTCGAACGCCTGTCGCCAGAGGAATCACCAGCCCAG cagCCCACGCCCAAGATAGTGGGCTCGTGCAACTGCGACGATCTCACGCCCGTGCAGTGCCACCTGGAGACCAAGGAGCTGTGGGATAAGTTCCATGAATTGGGCACTGAAATGATCATTACCAAATCGGGCAG acGCATGTTCCCCACCGTTCGAGTGAGTTTCTCGGGTCCGTTGCGGCAAATTCAGCCAGCGGACCGATATGCCGTACTCTTGGATGTGGTACCGCTTGATTCGCGGCGATACCGTTACGCCTACCATCGCAGCTCGTGGCTGGTGGCCGGAAAGGCGGATCCGCCGCCCCCCTCCCGCATCTACGCCCATCCGGATTGTCCTCTGAGTCCGGAGGCACTGCGAAAACAGGTCGTCTCCTTCGAGAAGGTGAAGTTGACAAACAACGAGATGGACAAGAGCGGACAG GTCGTGCTGAACTCAATGCACCGCTACCAGCCCAGGATCCACTTGGTGCGTCTGAGCCATGGCCAGAGCATACCCGGCACTCCCAAGGAGCTGCAGGATATGGACCATAAAACCTTCGTTTTCCCGGAGACCGTGTTCACGGCCGTGACGGCCTATCAGAATCAATTGATTACGAAACTGAAAATCGATTCGAATCCGTTTGCGAAGGGATTTCGCGATTCGTCGCGTCTCAGTGACTTTGATAG GGATCCCATGGATGCGTTCTTCTTCGACCAGCACATGCGCACCGCTCCCCTGCGTTTCTTCCCCGATCCGCTGATGGCCCAATTGACTCCCCAGGAGGCAGATGCCGCATCCCTGGCGCTACTGGAGAAAGCCCGACAGCACCTGCAGATGTTTGGACGATCGCCGTACACAGAGATGTTGCTGCCACATCTGTATCAGCGCTCGGCGgcaccgcccccgcccccacCGGCGCCCCACCTCAGCGCCTTTCAGCTGGGCatgtggcagcagcagtggccgCAACTCACCGCCGGTTTCCTGGCCAGCGCCAATCAGCAGGCGGCCTTGGCCTTGGCAGCGGCGGGCGCCAATCGAACGCCACCCCCTCCCATGGCGGTGGCCCCACCAgctcctgccacgcccacctcctCCTGCGGATCCGCCTCTCCGGATCTGAGGGCCAGGCCCCAGCTGAGTCACTATCCGCAGCGATTCAGTCCGTACCAGGTGCCGCAGCACCAGGCCTCGCCACCAGCCTCCAATCGGGCAGAGAGTCCTTAG
- the LOC122625150 gene encoding T-box protein H15 isoform X2, which translates to MLLSNQPANTKPQQSPSPSQTQNFKSKLQQQIVSAAAAAAANIANGSGHHHHQNHHHHHNPLNNHHSHSHNHNHSHNHNHNQHNISFATDFSIAAIMARGGNASSSREPSERSLSPASVERFSGQDADDDVDVDVVDCSDSEMPTATVAAAAAAATTAAAAAAALQAQQQARQALRVAQQQQQQQQQQQQQQQRQQTHHHATTGKQQRQHHNHHSSNTNHSGNSNSGNSNTNSKSSSQRGRSAAAVGAAATPSPPPPPPSQSPEELERLSPEESPAQPTPKIVGSCNCDDLTPVQCHLETKELWDKFHELGTEMIITKSGRRMFPTVRVSFSGPLRQIQPADRYAVLLDVVPLDSRRYRYAYHRSSWLVAGKADPPPPSRIYAHPDCPLSPEALRKQVVSFEKVKLTNNEMDKSGQVVLNSMHRYQPRIHLVRLSHGQSIPGTPKELQDMDHKTFVFPETVFTAVTAYQNQLITKLKIDSNPFAKGFRDSSRLSDFDRDPMDAFFFDQHMRTAPLRFFPDPLMAQLTPQEADAASLALLEKARQHLQMFGRSPYTEMLLPHLYQRSAAPPPPPPAPHLSAFQLGMWQQQWPQLTAGFLASANQQAALALAAAGANRTPPPPMAVAPPAPATPTSSCGSASPDLRARPQLSHYPQRFSPYQVPQHQASPPASNRAESP; encoded by the exons ATGCTTTTGAGCAACCAGCCGGCGAATACGAAACCGCAGCAATCGCCTTCGCCGTCGCAGACGCAGAACTTCAAGtcgaagctgcagcagcagattgtttcggcagcggcggcggcagcggcgaaCATAGCCAACGGCAGcggtcatcatcatcaccagaaccatcatcatcatcataatccCCTGAACAACCATCACAGTCACAGCCACAATCATAATCACAGTCACAATCATAATCACAATCAGCACAACATTTCCTTCGCCACGGATTTCTCAATTGCGGCGATTATGGCGCGCGGCGGAAACGCCTCGAGTAGCCGGGAGCCTTCGGAACGCAGTCTGA GTCCCGCATCCGTGGAGCGCTTTTCAGGCCAGGATGCGGACGATGATGTTGACGTTGATGTGGTCGACTGCAGTGACTCGGAAATGCCGACGGCAactgtggcagcagcagcagcggcggcaacaacagcagcggctgcagcagcagcattgcaGGCGCAGCAACAAGCGCGTCAGGCATTGCGTGttgcacagcaacaacagcagcagcagcagcaacaacagcaacagcaacaaaggcaGCAGACACATCACCACGCAACAACTGGCAAGCAACAACGTCAACATCACAATCatcacagcagcaacaccaaccactcaggcaacagcaactcaggcaacagcaacaccaacagcaaatCAAGCAGCCAGCGAGGGCGTTCTGCTGCCGCAGTTGGAgccgctgccacgccctcgccgccaccgcccccgcccTCGCAAAGTCCCGAGGAACTCGAACGCCTGTCGCCAGAGGAATCACCAGCCCAG CCCACGCCCAAGATAGTGGGCTCGTGCAACTGCGACGATCTCACGCCCGTGCAGTGCCACCTGGAGACCAAGGAGCTGTGGGATAAGTTCCATGAATTGGGCACTGAAATGATCATTACCAAATCGGGCAG acGCATGTTCCCCACCGTTCGAGTGAGTTTCTCGGGTCCGTTGCGGCAAATTCAGCCAGCGGACCGATATGCCGTACTCTTGGATGTGGTACCGCTTGATTCGCGGCGATACCGTTACGCCTACCATCGCAGCTCGTGGCTGGTGGCCGGAAAGGCGGATCCGCCGCCCCCCTCCCGCATCTACGCCCATCCGGATTGTCCTCTGAGTCCGGAGGCACTGCGAAAACAGGTCGTCTCCTTCGAGAAGGTGAAGTTGACAAACAACGAGATGGACAAGAGCGGACAG GTCGTGCTGAACTCAATGCACCGCTACCAGCCCAGGATCCACTTGGTGCGTCTGAGCCATGGCCAGAGCATACCCGGCACTCCCAAGGAGCTGCAGGATATGGACCATAAAACCTTCGTTTTCCCGGAGACCGTGTTCACGGCCGTGACGGCCTATCAGAATCAATTGATTACGAAACTGAAAATCGATTCGAATCCGTTTGCGAAGGGATTTCGCGATTCGTCGCGTCTCAGTGACTTTGATAG GGATCCCATGGATGCGTTCTTCTTCGACCAGCACATGCGCACCGCTCCCCTGCGTTTCTTCCCCGATCCGCTGATGGCCCAATTGACTCCCCAGGAGGCAGATGCCGCATCCCTGGCGCTACTGGAGAAAGCCCGACAGCACCTGCAGATGTTTGGACGATCGCCGTACACAGAGATGTTGCTGCCACATCTGTATCAGCGCTCGGCGgcaccgcccccgcccccacCGGCGCCCCACCTCAGCGCCTTTCAGCTGGGCatgtggcagcagcagtggccgCAACTCACCGCCGGTTTCCTGGCCAGCGCCAATCAGCAGGCGGCCTTGGCCTTGGCAGCGGCGGGCGCCAATCGAACGCCACCCCCTCCCATGGCGGTGGCCCCACCAgctcctgccacgcccacctcctCCTGCGGATCCGCCTCTCCGGATCTGAGGGCCAGGCCCCAGCTGAGTCACTATCCGCAGCGATTCAGTCCGTACCAGGTGCCGCAGCACCAGGCCTCGCCACCAGCCTCCAATCGGGCAGAGAGTCCTTAG